In Hymenobacter gelipurpurascens, one DNA window encodes the following:
- a CDS encoding YheT family hydrolase, with amino-acid sequence MPLVAESSYQPPFYLFNGHLQTIVPSLWRTVPEVHYQRERVETDDGDFLDLDWSRLTPGRSASGLGIVSHGLEGDASRPYVRGMVRALNHAGLDVLAWNYRSCSGEMNRLLRSYHLGDTDDLDFVVRYALGTGHYRQVYLTGFSAGGNVTLKYLGEKPERVPQEVKRAAVFSVPTDLRASSYKIARLENRIYLNRFLKTLRAKMRQKAALMPGQIDIHDLDELLDFPQFDERFTAPMHGFKSADDYYEHSSSGQYIGNIQVPTLLVNAQNDPFLSPSCFPREVAASSPYVFLETPADGGHVGFAEGTPDGAYYSERRAVEFLMAEVPA; translated from the coding sequence ATGCCACTCGTCGCCGAATCCTCGTATCAACCGCCCTTCTACCTGTTTAACGGACACCTCCAAACCATCGTACCAAGCCTCTGGCGCACCGTGCCGGAAGTACATTACCAGCGCGAACGGGTGGAAACCGACGACGGAGATTTCTTGGACCTGGACTGGTCACGCCTTACGCCAGGGCGTAGCGCCAGTGGCCTAGGCATCGTCTCGCATGGTCTGGAGGGTGATGCCTCTCGCCCTTATGTGCGCGGCATGGTACGCGCCCTCAACCACGCGGGCCTGGATGTACTGGCCTGGAATTACCGTAGCTGCAGTGGGGAGATGAACCGCCTGCTCCGCTCCTACCACCTCGGCGATACCGACGACCTCGATTTTGTGGTGCGCTATGCCTTGGGCACGGGCCATTACCGCCAGGTGTACCTCACGGGCTTTTCAGCCGGCGGCAATGTTACACTGAAGTACCTAGGCGAAAAACCAGAGCGGGTGCCGCAAGAAGTGAAGCGGGCCGCCGTGTTTTCGGTGCCGACCGACTTAAGGGCCAGCTCTTACAAAATCGCCCGGCTCGAGAACCGCATCTACCTCAACCGCTTCCTGAAAACACTGCGGGCAAAAATGCGCCAGAAAGCCGCCCTGATGCCCGGCCAGATTGATATTCATGATTTAGATGAGCTCCTCGACTTTCCACAGTTTGATGAGCGGTTCACGGCACCCATGCACGGCTTTAAATCAGCCGATGACTACTACGAGCACTCCAGCTCCGGGCAATATATAGGCAACATTCAGGTGCCTACGCTGCTCGTGAATGCACAGAATGACCCGTTCCTGTCGCCTTCCTGCTTTCCGCGCGAAGTAGCCGCCAGCAGCCCCTACGTGTTCCTAGAGACGCCTGCCGATGGTGGCCACGTAGGATTTGCGGAGGGCACGCCCGATGGAGCCTATTACTCAGAGCGGCGCGCTGTAGAGTTCCTGATGGCCGAAGTGCCTGCTTAA
- the rsmG gene encoding 16S rRNA (guanine(527)-N(7))-methyltransferase RsmG, which yields MDIISHYFPHLTDHQRHLFQQLETEFRSWNERLNLVARTDVDNLAERHFLHSLGIAKVVEFPAGTSVLDVGTGGGLPGLPLAILFPEVKFHLVDSIGKKIHAVQEMARDLGLSNVTAEQIRAEQLRTKYDYVVSRAVARLATFHTWIAHRYKPNGDATAGLYYLKGGDLAEEIEESGLKATVYELKDFFQEEFFDTKKVVFVPTNSAKPR from the coding sequence ATGGATATTATCTCCCACTACTTCCCCCACCTCACCGACCACCAGCGCCACCTGTTTCAACAGCTCGAAACGGAGTTCCGCAGTTGGAATGAGCGCCTGAATCTGGTGGCCCGCACCGACGTAGACAATCTCGCCGAGCGGCACTTTCTGCACTCTCTGGGCATTGCGAAGGTGGTGGAGTTTCCGGCCGGCACTTCGGTGCTTGATGTGGGGACGGGAGGTGGCCTACCAGGCCTGCCGCTGGCCATTCTGTTCCCGGAGGTGAAGTTTCATCTGGTGGATAGCATCGGTAAGAAAATCCATGCCGTGCAGGAAATGGCCCGCGACCTAGGCCTCTCCAACGTCACGGCCGAGCAAATCAGGGCGGAGCAGTTGCGCACCAAATACGATTACGTAGTGAGCCGCGCCGTAGCTCGCCTCGCCACCTTCCATACCTGGATTGCGCATCGCTACAAGCCCAACGGCGATGCCACCGCGGGCCTCTACTACCTGAAAGGCGGCGACTTGGCTGAGGAAATCGAAGAGTCAGGTTTGAAAGCAACGGTATATGAGTTGAAAGACTTCTTCCAGGAGGAGTTTTTCGATACCAAAAAAGTAGTGTTCGTCCCGACGAATTCTGCCAAGCCGCGCTAG
- a CDS encoding RNA polymerase sigma factor, with translation MEVNNQEKQFSAKAKHDFKLIRAAVEQGNEKAYAELMQIYKKPVYHVVLKMVRNPDDAEDLTIEAFAKAFKNLHKFNPEFAFSTWLFRIATNNCIDFIRKNKIKTMSIDSAIKIDNGDEITIDFRDQNLNPQETAIKNQKIEIMQHVVSRLPEKYQRLVTLRYFDELSYEEIAQELKAPLGTVKAQLHRARELLYDMVKNKKEII, from the coding sequence ATGGAAGTAAATAATCAGGAAAAACAGTTTTCCGCTAAAGCAAAGCACGACTTCAAACTCATTCGCGCGGCTGTAGAGCAAGGCAATGAGAAGGCGTATGCCGAGCTGATGCAGATCTACAAGAAGCCGGTGTATCATGTGGTGCTCAAGATGGTGCGCAACCCCGATGATGCCGAGGACCTGACGATTGAGGCTTTCGCGAAGGCATTCAAGAACCTGCACAAATTCAATCCGGAGTTTGCCTTTAGTACCTGGCTGTTCCGCATTGCCACCAACAACTGCATCGATTTTATCCGCAAGAATAAAATCAAAACGATGTCGATTGATTCGGCTATCAAAATCGACAACGGCGACGAAATTACCATCGACTTCCGCGACCAAAACCTGAACCCGCAGGAGACGGCCATCAAAAACCAGAAGATCGAAATCATGCAGCACGTGGTATCGCGGCTGCCCGAAAAGTACCAGCGCCTCGTGACGCTGCGCTACTTCGATGAGCTGAGCTATGAGGAAATTGCCCAGGAGCTGAAAGCGCCGCTCGGCACCGTGAAAGCCCAGCTGCACCGCGCCCGCGAGTTGCTCTATGACATGGTGAAGAACAAAAAAGAAATCATCTAG